Proteins encoded by one window of Synechococcus sp. MVIR-18-1:
- a CDS encoding Fur family transcriptional regulator, which produces MASLPVPVEGPLERGLHQDGRRLTPQRRLILDLFEQIGGGTHLSAEDVHRLLVDSKARVSLATIYRTLRLLVEMGFLQELELSDGGRRFELSSGDHGDHHHLICVRCGRTEEFESTPVLEAGREAAKRFNFELIESSLTVRAVCPNCL; this is translated from the coding sequence ATGGCCTCGTTGCCAGTTCCGGTTGAAGGGCCTCTTGAGCGTGGGTTGCACCAGGACGGCAGGCGTTTAACGCCACAGAGGCGCTTGATTCTCGATCTTTTTGAACAAATTGGCGGGGGCACTCACCTCAGCGCTGAAGATGTCCACCGCTTGCTGGTCGATTCGAAGGCGCGGGTTTCATTGGCGACGATTTACCGGACGTTGAGACTCTTGGTTGAAATGGGATTTCTCCAAGAGCTCGAACTCAGTGATGGGGGCCGTCGTTTTGAGCTTTCAAGCGGTGATCATGGAGATCATCATCATTTAATTTGCGTTCGCTGCGGCCGCACCGAAGAATTTGAAAGCACTCCCGTACTTGAGGCTGGCCGTGAAGCAGCCAAGCGTTTCAACTTTGAATTGATCGAATCGAGTTTGACTGTTCGCGCCGTTTGTCCTAACTGCCTGTGA
- the arsS gene encoding arsenosugar biosynthesis radical SAM (seleno)protein ArsS (Some members of this family are selenoproteins.), which translates to MTSISQATEQQHRQSTNRFPALNRGELETLQVNLGYRCNQSCSHCHVNAGPWRTEMMEEEQINLIPKVLQKLNLNCLDLTGGAPELHPQFRSLVHDARGLGVQVIDRCNLTILQEPGQEDLAAFLANEGVKVVASLPCFEEERVDNQRGLGVFQRSISGLQSLNALGYGLPNSKLELDLVFNPSGAQLPPEQGELELLYREKLLQNHGIHFSRLLTITNMPIQRFAQTLKARGELETYYSLLHQAHRDTNLNSVMCRSLISVSWTGTLFDCDFNQQLGLPVRSGAKTLDELLHQTEPINNQPIAVDTHCFGCTAGGGSSCSGALN; encoded by the coding sequence TTGACCTCCATCTCCCAAGCGACTGAGCAGCAACACCGACAAAGCACAAACCGATTCCCTGCACTGAACCGTGGCGAACTTGAAACGCTTCAAGTCAATCTCGGTTACCGCTGCAATCAAAGCTGCAGCCATTGTCATGTGAATGCGGGACCGTGGCGGACGGAAATGATGGAGGAAGAACAGATCAATCTCATTCCCAAGGTTCTTCAGAAACTGAACCTCAACTGCCTGGACTTAACCGGGGGTGCGCCAGAACTGCATCCTCAATTCCGATCCCTCGTGCACGATGCACGGGGCCTTGGCGTTCAAGTGATTGATCGCTGCAATCTCACGATCCTGCAAGAGCCTGGCCAAGAAGACTTGGCTGCATTTTTGGCCAATGAAGGAGTGAAAGTCGTTGCCTCTTTGCCTTGTTTTGAAGAGGAGCGAGTGGATAATCAGCGAGGGTTGGGTGTATTTCAGCGCAGCATTTCTGGACTACAAAGCTTAAATGCACTTGGTTACGGACTTCCCAATAGCAAGCTTGAACTGGATTTAGTGTTCAATCCTTCAGGCGCACAACTACCACCAGAGCAAGGCGAACTTGAACTCCTATATCGCGAAAAGTTATTGCAGAATCATGGCATTCATTTCAGTAGATTATTAACAATCACAAACATGCCGATCCAGAGATTTGCTCAAACGTTGAAAGCTCGGGGCGAGCTGGAGACTTATTACTCCTTGCTTCATCAAGCGCATCGTGACACCAACCTCAACTCCGTGATGTGCAGAAGTTTGATCAGTGTCAGCTGGACCGGAACTCTGTTCGACTGCGATTTCAATCAACAGTTAGGCCTTCCTGTGCGTTCTGGAGCAAAGACCCTGGATGAGCTCCTACATCAAACTGAACCCATCAACAACCAGCCAATTGCTGTTGACACTCACTGTTTCGGATGCACGGCTGGAGGAGGCTCCAGCTGTAGTGGGGCGCTCAACTGA
- a CDS encoding DUF3598 family protein, with translation MNDPRNILLLHNSGHWQGCFIRLDHTAKEQERFSTSLEVEETEGIIQTCLTYTESGRQQSMNFESLPPTMQVTQTGDWSTGPDYITPWSWVAELCVVNQQQRRRMIVRHGVSRLDRVIYVVETKKGTDQVSPSQPLHCQSSTFGSYSIWQPEPGVELFIDPRDRQQGDITGCGIRWCDHHGITHQILRQYNAAGALTPLANEWIDQPD, from the coding sequence ATGAACGATCCCCGAAACATATTGCTCTTGCATAATAGTGGGCATTGGCAAGGATGTTTTATCAGGCTAGATCACACTGCCAAAGAACAGGAACGCTTTTCCACATCTCTTGAAGTAGAGGAAACTGAGGGCATCATTCAGACATGTTTGACTTACACAGAGAGTGGTCGTCAGCAGTCAATGAATTTTGAATCGTTACCTCCAACCATGCAAGTCACCCAGACGGGAGACTGGTCAACAGGTCCCGATTACATCACGCCATGGAGCTGGGTAGCAGAGCTTTGTGTTGTCAATCAACAACAACGTCGGCGCATGATCGTTCGCCATGGTGTAAGCAGACTGGATCGCGTCATTTATGTCGTCGAAACAAAAAAAGGCACAGATCAAGTCAGTCCATCGCAGCCACTTCACTGCCAATCATCAACCTTTGGATCGTATTCGATTTGGCAACCAGAACCAGGCGTAGAACTATTCATTGACCCCAGAGATCGCCAACAAGGAGACATCACAGGCTGTGGCATTCGCTGGTGCGATCACCATGGGATCACACATCAAATCCTGCGTCAGTACAACGCTGCAGGAGCGCTTACCCCGTTGGCCAACGAATGGATTGATCAACCTGATTGA
- the stpA gene encoding glucosylglycerol 3-phosphatase, whose amino-acid sequence MAPLSLDALRDEMRAETDLLIVQDLDGVCMPLVKDPLTRRLRADYVKAAAGMQNQFSVLTNGEHEGRRGVNRLVEQALGDNEKAQREGLYLPGLAAGGVQFQDRFGVVSHPGVSDEEMSFLESVPQQMGDLLRLKLSQVLPELQGQALEEELKLAILDTQVSPTINLNSLFSRIKGDVERQRKLQLMLSDLMDSLMSAAATAGLPTSFFLHVAPNLGHDSTGQERIKPAAPGDVGTTDIQFMLKGAIKEVGLLVLINRHIAQKTGTAPLGDTFNVRTAPHDHQALLDLCHQQIERDAIPMLVGVGDTVTSTPCPSGDGWLRGGSDRGFLTLLQQLGASYNRPARVVLVDSSHGEVDRPNLSDSKLSGVSDPDDPLRFDCLVKGGPEEYVDWFKTLPQ is encoded by the coding sequence ATGGCACCACTAAGCCTTGATGCACTCCGCGACGAAATGAGGGCGGAGACAGACTTGCTGATCGTGCAAGACCTCGACGGAGTTTGCATGCCCCTCGTTAAAGATCCACTCACACGCCGTCTTCGCGCTGACTATGTGAAAGCTGCTGCAGGCATGCAAAACCAGTTCAGTGTGCTGACCAACGGAGAGCACGAGGGCCGCCGTGGTGTGAACCGACTGGTTGAACAAGCTCTGGGCGACAACGAGAAGGCACAACGCGAAGGCCTCTACTTGCCAGGACTTGCCGCGGGTGGGGTTCAATTTCAAGATCGATTTGGGGTGGTCTCACACCCGGGTGTCAGCGATGAGGAAATGAGCTTTCTGGAATCCGTGCCTCAACAGATGGGAGATCTGTTGCGCTTAAAATTGAGTCAAGTCTTGCCAGAGTTGCAGGGCCAAGCACTCGAAGAAGAGCTCAAGCTCGCGATTCTTGATACCCAGGTCTCTCCAACCATCAACCTGAACAGTTTGTTCAGTCGAATCAAAGGAGATGTAGAGCGGCAGAGAAAGCTGCAACTGATGTTGTCCGATTTGATGGATTCCCTGATGTCAGCCGCAGCAACGGCTGGACTACCCACGTCGTTTTTTCTGCATGTCGCCCCAAACCTGGGACATGATTCCACTGGTCAAGAAAGAATCAAACCGGCAGCACCTGGGGATGTAGGCACCACTGACATCCAATTCATGCTGAAGGGAGCCATTAAAGAAGTGGGATTGCTGGTGCTTATCAATCGCCACATCGCTCAGAAAACCGGGACAGCGCCGCTCGGTGACACCTTTAATGTGCGCACCGCCCCCCACGACCATCAAGCCCTACTGGATCTCTGTCATCAGCAGATTGAGCGGGATGCCATTCCCATGCTGGTTGGAGTCGGTGACACCGTAACGTCCACGCCCTGCCCGTCAGGTGATGGTTGGCTGAGAGGAGGAAGTGACAGAGGATTTCTGACCCTTCTTCAACAACTAGGCGCAAGCTATAACCGCCCAGCCCGTGTTGTTCTTGTTGATAGCAGCCATGGTGAAGTCGATCGCCCCAACTTGAGCGACAGCAAGCTGTCTGGAGTGAGCGATCCAGACGACCCACTTCGTTTTGACTGCCTCGTGAAAGGGGGTCCAGAAGAGTATGTGGATTGGTTTAAAACGTTGCCTCAATAA
- a CDS encoding DNA repair exonuclease — protein MPRFLHTADWQIGKPYHWIEDPQKRARLQQERVNAVSRIAAAASDQNVDAVMVAGDLFDSSTVAPAVVMEVMEAIASIPCPVLVIPGNHDHGGAGGIWQRRDVQRQMRERCPNLQLLLQAEPQVIAEMVLLPCPLLRQRDSRSPADWLDSLNWSSLPHDQPRVVLAHGSVQGFGAEGQVNQLHHDRWPAEEVDYIALGDWHALTQLNPRAWYCGTPEPDRFPTTDHDQRSQVLLVDLKRQDIPEVTPIATGAMSWHRIEAKVSSGADLQRLKETIESCVQRKVGKDLLRVELSGQLSFQGHQQLQQHLQDLDQQLLHLRIRGLPRRRPEPGEFQTFLQRDDAPLIKGISKDLATELDDNSAQGPEHNDIDRAMLEEAMLELRRIVLEEAGDQEASCG, from the coding sequence GTGCCACGTTTTCTTCACACTGCTGACTGGCAAATCGGCAAGCCTTATCACTGGATTGAGGATCCTCAAAAACGGGCCCGTCTTCAGCAAGAACGGGTCAATGCCGTTTCACGTATCGCTGCAGCAGCCAGCGATCAAAACGTCGATGCCGTGATGGTGGCCGGTGATCTATTCGACTCGAGCACTGTGGCTCCAGCGGTAGTGATGGAGGTGATGGAAGCCATCGCTTCGATCCCCTGCCCTGTGCTCGTGATTCCTGGAAACCATGACCATGGAGGAGCCGGTGGCATCTGGCAGCGCCGAGATGTGCAACGTCAAATGCGGGAACGCTGCCCCAATTTGCAGCTCTTGCTTCAAGCAGAGCCTCAGGTCATTGCAGAAATGGTGCTGCTCCCTTGCCCGTTGCTACGTCAAAGAGACAGTCGTAGCCCCGCAGATTGGCTGGACTCCCTGAACTGGAGTTCTTTGCCCCACGATCAGCCCAGGGTCGTACTCGCCCATGGCTCGGTACAAGGTTTTGGCGCAGAAGGGCAGGTCAACCAATTGCATCACGATCGATGGCCTGCAGAGGAGGTGGACTACATCGCTCTGGGTGATTGGCATGCTCTAACCCAACTGAATCCGCGCGCTTGGTATTGCGGCACTCCTGAACCCGATCGTTTTCCCACAACTGATCATGATCAGCGTTCTCAAGTCCTTCTTGTTGACCTGAAACGGCAAGACATTCCTGAGGTCACTCCGATTGCAACAGGTGCCATGTCCTGGCACAGGATCGAAGCCAAGGTGAGCAGTGGGGCAGATCTTCAACGCCTTAAAGAGACGATCGAATCCTGTGTGCAGCGAAAGGTAGGCAAAGATCTTTTGAGAGTTGAGCTAAGCGGCCAACTGTCTTTTCAAGGGCACCAACAGCTACAACAGCACTTGCAGGATTTGGATCAACAACTCCTCCACCTCAGAATCCGCGGATTGCCCCGTCGAAGACCGGAGCCAGGAGAATTTCAAACCTTTCTGCAACGCGACGATGCACCCTTGATAAAGGGCATCAGCAAAGATCTTGCGACTGAGCTCGATGACAACAGTGCCCAAGGCCCTGAACACAACGACATCGATCGAGCCATGCTCGAAGAAGCGATGCTCGAGCTGCGCAGGATTGTGCTGGAAGAGGCCGGGGATCAGGAGGCTTCATGCGGCTGA
- a CDS encoding cell division protein SepF gives MDLSGVSGFHEIIVLTPRGFEEGLDAVMAVREQRTVLLNLSEMEAKLAQRTADFVSGGVYALQGQERRVGERVLLFAPASVDIDQLS, from the coding sequence ATGGACCTTTCTGGCGTTTCAGGCTTTCACGAAATTATCGTTCTCACACCCCGCGGATTCGAAGAGGGGTTGGATGCGGTTATGGCTGTGCGGGAACAACGCACAGTTTTGCTCAACCTCTCAGAGATGGAGGCGAAACTTGCTCAGCGCACCGCTGACTTCGTTTCAGGGGGCGTCTACGCCTTACAGGGCCAAGAGCGACGTGTGGGAGAGCGGGTGTTGTTATTCGCGCCGGCGTCTGTTGACATTGATCAGCTCAGTTGA
- a CDS encoding SDR family NAD(P)-dependent oxidoreductase, which produces MKHELSRRILITGGSSGIGLEASKQLMQRGHQLLLLCRTEERCTETVKALSASEPKQTTAKGIAINLKNLVEIETGCSRLLQINEPIDTLILNAGIQNVGIRNPQFTKQGIEETFCINHLAHQLILMRLLPLLQKSKRPRLVITSSEVHNPNSGGGRVGQPATLGALEGLRPHESIAMLNGQKIFDADKAYKDSKLCNILMGRHLANQLKQRGEEIPVLAWSPGLVIPKGSGGFFRTSRQQNPVGLALFSFVARDLLRLTETLQKAGSLLAELADGDSYEQSGFRYMSNQLIRPGHHLFKEAEPSDEASNEQLAEKLWTLSKNLIDQKLRESLST; this is translated from the coding sequence ATGAAGCATGAACTATCGCGTCGAATCCTAATCACAGGAGGAAGTTCTGGCATCGGACTGGAGGCAAGTAAACAGTTGATGCAAAGAGGGCATCAACTCTTACTCCTCTGTCGTACAGAAGAGCGATGCACGGAAACAGTCAAGGCACTATCAGCAAGTGAACCAAAACAAACAACAGCAAAAGGAATAGCGATCAACCTTAAAAATCTTGTAGAGATTGAAACTGGTTGCAGCAGACTCCTTCAGATTAATGAGCCGATTGATACTTTAATTCTTAATGCAGGGATTCAAAATGTTGGAATCAGAAACCCACAATTTACAAAACAAGGAATAGAAGAAACGTTCTGCATCAATCACCTTGCCCATCAACTCATCCTCATGCGTTTATTACCATTACTACAAAAAAGCAAAAGACCAAGACTGGTGATTACGAGCTCAGAAGTGCACAATCCGAACAGCGGAGGAGGACGGGTTGGTCAACCTGCCACACTTGGTGCTCTCGAGGGATTAAGGCCGCATGAAAGCATCGCCATGCTCAATGGCCAAAAGATCTTTGATGCCGACAAAGCCTATAAAGACAGCAAACTCTGCAATATCCTGATGGGACGACATCTTGCCAACCAACTCAAGCAAAGGGGAGAAGAGATACCCGTGTTGGCATGGAGTCCAGGCCTGGTCATTCCCAAAGGAAGCGGCGGATTTTTTAGAACAAGTCGACAACAAAATCCCGTCGGCCTTGCGCTCTTCAGTTTCGTCGCAAGAGATTTGCTAAGACTGACAGAAACACTACAAAAAGCAGGCTCCCTACTTGCAGAACTAGCCGATGGAGATAGCTACGAGCAGAGTGGATTCCGATACATGAGCAATCAATTGATCAGACCTGGACATCATCTTTTTAAAGAGGCGGAACCCAGCGATGAAGCCAGTAACGAACAACTTGCAGAAAAGCTATGGACCCTTAGCAAAAATCTAATAGATCAAAAGTTGCGTGAGAGCCTATCAACTTAA
- a CDS encoding glutathione S-transferase family protein, with product MAIILYGGPQTRASMPRWYMEEMGIPYELVELSLANGQHLKDDFLAINPFGKLPAMKDDSVLDTNNQPLILFESGAILLHLAEHHGAEILRPGDRSLISQWTHFANSTLAFAIFVPDQKAKILPRLLAELNSEIAKGYFINNKWGAADCAISSYLAYIKLFFPNEDLGAYPAVESLIQATRERPAYKKIMGLS from the coding sequence ATGGCAATCATCCTTTACGGCGGACCACAAACGCGTGCATCCATGCCCCGCTGGTACATGGAAGAAATGGGTATACCCTACGAACTCGTAGAACTCTCTTTGGCTAACGGTCAACATCTAAAAGATGATTTTTTGGCGATTAATCCATTCGGAAAACTTCCAGCAATGAAAGATGATTCCGTTCTCGATACCAATAATCAACCTCTTATCTTATTCGAATCAGGCGCTATTCTGTTGCACTTAGCAGAGCATCACGGAGCTGAAATCCTAAGACCTGGCGATCGATCGTTAATCAGCCAATGGACACACTTTGCAAATTCAACATTAGCATTTGCAATCTTCGTTCCCGATCAAAAAGCGAAGATATTGCCTCGACTTTTAGCCGAACTCAATTCAGAAATCGCTAAAGGGTATTTCATCAATAATAAGTGGGGCGCTGCTGATTGCGCAATCTCATCTTACTTGGCATATATCAAGTTATTCTTTCCGAACGAGGACTTAGGCGCATATCCCGCTGTGGAATCACTGATCCAAGCCACTCGTGAAAGGCCTGCCTATAAAAAAATTATGGGACTTTCCTGA
- a CDS encoding nucleoside 2-deoxyribosyltransferase, which produces MTSKTIYLASPYGFSAQCKRLLLPEFVAALSHLGLMVWEPFERNGHVDTTKPGWAFRVAQQCMQDVRDADGVFAIVNGTPPDEGVMVEVGAAYALNKPVFLFRDDFRRCTDSDQYPLNLMLFAGLPETNWDEMVFNSIDSIKDQGSALGQWAQSG; this is translated from the coding sequence ATGACATCGAAAACGATTTACCTCGCCTCTCCATATGGGTTCTCTGCACAATGCAAACGTCTCTTGCTTCCAGAGTTTGTTGCTGCTCTGTCCCATTTAGGCCTCATGGTCTGGGAGCCATTTGAGCGCAATGGGCATGTCGACACCACCAAGCCTGGATGGGCATTTCGGGTGGCCCAGCAATGCATGCAGGATGTTCGAGACGCTGACGGAGTTTTTGCCATCGTGAATGGAACCCCTCCAGATGAAGGGGTGATGGTGGAGGTTGGAGCTGCTTATGCACTCAATAAGCCTGTTTTCCTGTTCCGTGATGACTTTCGCCGTTGCACTGATTCTGATCAGTACCCTCTCAACTTGATGCTGTTCGCCGGGTTGCCTGAAACCAACTGGGATGAGATGGTATTCAATTCAATTGATTCGATTAAAGATCAAGGAAGTGCTTTGGGACAGTGGGCTCAATCAGGTTGA
- a CDS encoding phosphoribosyltransferase, translating to MQQLTWIQFDWAVETITARYVSHSFSGVYGVPRGGVCLAAALSHSLTLPWLSEPKDGCLVVDDVYETGQTLSSIRDQVDATFVVWMSKVPPEWWNAAITTSPDEWLVFPWEKVAFAAEDEARYRASRSKTP from the coding sequence ATGCAGCAACTCACTTGGATCCAATTTGATTGGGCGGTGGAGACAATCACTGCACGCTATGTCTCTCATTCATTCTCTGGTGTTTATGGAGTTCCGCGTGGTGGAGTTTGCTTAGCAGCGGCCTTGAGTCACTCGCTCACCCTTCCCTGGCTCTCAGAGCCAAAAGACGGATGTCTTGTTGTGGATGATGTGTATGAAACTGGCCAGACTTTGTCCTCGATTCGTGATCAAGTTGATGCCACTTTTGTGGTTTGGATGAGCAAAGTTCCTCCAGAATGGTGGAATGCTGCAATAACAACCTCACCCGATGAATGGTTGGTCTTTCCTTGGGAGAAAGTAGCGTTTGCGGCAGAGGATGAAGCTCGCTATCGGGCCTCAAGATCCAAGACTCCCTAA
- a CDS encoding AAA family ATPase produces MRLIRSEFSSVRRHQELVLDFDPGLTVIGGANESGKSSLVEALHRTLFVRAASSGTAAQDLRSQLHAGHPQIKLEFETSEQHWTLLKRFSGPSGTTQLEAQGQVALIGSAAEDQLAHLLGVDEILNSRQVNKTLPSRWAHLWVKQGESGRDLLSLSHDHYDLNTLIECLEQQAEQSLQSPLDQRVHSELERLVSESLSTRGVRQQSELWKRQEALKAAKEHHTASLEQLKAFELSCEELDRVEAKLNNLELERLPEQRRQRQRLLQQQEALQQLKPLTLQQQQFEKSCAALRKLLADSTACAGNLASLERELKDFETTYNAESNQIKEAQHRTAELEQQRQALEEQGLLLRQRKDRDELQQRLERLSREDEERQRLTEQHQQLITAFNAIEGGSAQDLQQLNKTQEELRALAIRIESMASTILVESADQTISIEGSDLKEGESCNQAGVFRIDVGKHVRLKVSPGEGTGLASLEHAQKSLQIALKAGLKLWNASSVEEAQQRSEQRNLLFQQQELLKAQLKQLVLPPDQKAPNLDELQLQLETLNQGLPSGDLKQDLDHEKELEQCRIRYRMLKDESETHQKQVRELEVQHDKVQTQWQQKRLQQERLKTEQEQRLRQHQSLEQEVGSQEELARSIETLTSQQLTLKAHIQALQQLDPAQGNSDPKLELERLDRQEHQLTEQRHELGVQRGALLERCNSLGQSDLHSAVAEASAKLELATQAEQQEALLVRARSHLLQRFQQARSDLSQRYSTPLKHNINQVLQPLLRNPTDSCSIHYDPQDGLQQLGLQREGTLFAFDQLSGGMKEQLNAALRIAIADTLKERHGGCLPLLFDDAFANTDAQRLEGVLEMLQQAVSRGLQVIVLSCDPDPYKSVANKLIMID; encoded by the coding sequence ATGCGGCTGATTCGCAGTGAGTTCTCCAGCGTTCGCCGCCATCAAGAACTGGTTCTGGACTTTGATCCAGGGTTAACGGTCATTGGCGGAGCCAATGAGAGCGGCAAAAGTTCCTTGGTCGAGGCTCTGCATCGAACGCTGTTTGTCCGTGCTGCATCCAGTGGGACAGCAGCGCAGGACCTGCGCTCCCAACTCCATGCTGGCCATCCCCAAATCAAGCTGGAATTTGAAACAAGCGAACAGCACTGGACCCTTCTCAAACGCTTCAGCGGTCCCAGTGGCACCACCCAATTGGAAGCCCAGGGGCAGGTGGCCCTGATTGGATCAGCCGCTGAGGATCAACTAGCCCACCTACTCGGCGTTGACGAGATCCTCAACAGCAGACAGGTGAATAAAACCTTGCCCAGCCGCTGGGCCCATCTTTGGGTAAAGCAGGGTGAATCGGGTCGCGACTTGCTGAGCCTCAGCCATGACCACTACGACCTCAATACTTTGATCGAGTGCTTGGAACAACAGGCTGAGCAATCGTTGCAATCGCCATTGGATCAACGCGTTCACTCCGAACTCGAACGGCTCGTGTCTGAAAGCTTGAGCACGCGAGGCGTCCGTCAGCAAAGCGAACTATGGAAGCGTCAAGAGGCTCTTAAAGCAGCCAAGGAGCATCACACGGCAAGCCTTGAGCAACTGAAGGCATTTGAGTTGTCATGTGAGGAACTCGATCGGGTTGAAGCGAAGCTGAACAACCTGGAACTGGAGCGGTTACCGGAGCAGCGACGGCAGCGCCAACGCTTGCTTCAGCAGCAAGAAGCGCTGCAACAATTGAAGCCACTCACTCTCCAACAACAACAATTCGAAAAAAGCTGCGCCGCTCTTCGCAAGCTGTTGGCTGACAGCACGGCCTGCGCAGGCAACTTGGCCAGCTTGGAGCGTGAACTCAAAGACTTTGAGACGACCTACAACGCGGAAAGCAACCAAATCAAAGAGGCACAGCACCGAACGGCAGAACTCGAGCAACAAAGACAGGCCCTGGAAGAACAGGGTCTCTTGCTGAGACAACGAAAAGACCGCGATGAACTTCAACAACGCCTTGAAAGGCTTAGTCGCGAAGATGAGGAGCGCCAACGCTTAACCGAACAACACCAACAACTCATCACTGCGTTCAACGCGATCGAGGGCGGTAGCGCTCAAGATCTTCAACAACTGAACAAAACGCAAGAGGAGCTTCGGGCCCTAGCCATCCGCATCGAAAGCATGGCATCCACCATCCTGGTGGAATCTGCAGATCAGACCATTTCAATTGAGGGCTCCGATCTAAAGGAAGGTGAATCGTGTAATCAAGCAGGTGTCTTCCGGATTGATGTTGGAAAACATGTACGCCTCAAGGTCAGCCCCGGCGAAGGCACAGGACTGGCTTCACTCGAGCACGCACAAAAGTCTCTGCAAATCGCTTTAAAAGCTGGATTAAAGCTTTGGAACGCAAGCTCGGTGGAGGAGGCTCAACAACGCAGCGAACAACGCAACCTTCTCTTCCAACAACAAGAGCTCTTAAAAGCCCAACTCAAACAACTCGTCCTTCCTCCAGACCAAAAAGCTCCCAACCTCGACGAGTTGCAACTCCAGTTAGAGACACTCAACCAAGGCCTTCCATCCGGAGACCTAAAACAAGATTTAGATCATGAGAAAGAACTTGAACAATGCCGAATTCGCTACCGAATGTTGAAAGATGAAAGCGAAACCCATCAAAAACAAGTTCGAGAGCTTGAAGTTCAGCACGACAAAGTACAGACACAATGGCAGCAAAAGCGCCTCCAGCAAGAACGTCTAAAAACAGAGCAAGAGCAACGCTTAAGGCAACATCAATCGCTTGAACAAGAGGTGGGATCTCAGGAAGAACTCGCTCGATCAATCGAAACCTTGACATCTCAACAGCTGACATTAAAAGCACATATTCAGGCCCTTCAGCAACTTGATCCAGCCCAAGGCAATAGCGATCCAAAGCTAGAATTAGAGAGGCTTGATCGCCAAGAACATCAGCTCACCGAGCAACGTCATGAGCTTGGAGTCCAGCGTGGTGCACTCTTAGAGCGATGCAACTCTCTAGGACAAAGTGATCTCCATTCAGCAGTGGCAGAAGCTTCCGCAAAGCTTGAATTAGCAACGCAAGCTGAACAGCAAGAAGCGCTCTTGGTCCGCGCCCGTAGCCATCTACTCCAGCGTTTTCAACAAGCTCGCAGTGATCTCTCTCAGCGTTATTCCACTCCTTTGAAGCACAACATCAATCAAGTCCTTCAACCCTTACTGAGAAACCCAACAGACAGCTGTTCAATCCATTACGACCCACAGGACGGTCTGCAGCAACTCGGCCTACAGCGTGAGGGGACTCTGTTTGCCTTTGACCAGCTAAGCGGTGGAATGAAAGAACAGCTGAATGCTGCCCTACGTATCGCCATTGCTGACACCCTTAAAGAACGGCATGGGGGATGCCTTCCCCTGCTCTTCGACGACGCCTTCGCCAATACTGATGCTCAACGCTTAGAGGGAGTGTTGGAGATGTTGCAACAAGCCGTCTCAAGAGGGCTTCAGGTCATTGTTCTGAGTTGCGATCCTGATCCCTACAAATCTGTTGCCAACAAACTGATCATGATTGATTAA